The following coding sequences lie in one Allorhizobium pseudoryzae genomic window:
- a CDS encoding DUF421 domain-containing protein: MNWSEMFFQNWQGIVRTVIVGALAYASLVLFLRISGKRTLAKLNAFDLVVTVALGSTLSAVLLQESIALAEGATALAVLIGLQYLVAFLSVQSNGFAKLVRSEPSLVAHQGTFCRGALQSQRLTEDEVLSAVRSNGGQSIQDAEAVILESDGSLSVILR; the protein is encoded by the coding sequence ATGAACTGGTCCGAAATGTTCTTTCAAAACTGGCAAGGCATCGTGCGCACGGTGATCGTGGGCGCGCTGGCCTATGCCAGCCTCGTGCTGTTTCTGAGAATTTCGGGCAAACGGACGCTGGCAAAACTTAACGCCTTCGATCTGGTGGTCACGGTCGCTCTCGGCTCCACGCTTTCAGCGGTTCTGTTGCAGGAAAGCATTGCTTTGGCCGAAGGTGCGACGGCCCTCGCCGTGTTGATCGGGCTGCAGTATCTCGTGGCCTTTCTCTCCGTGCAGTCGAATGGATTCGCAAAACTCGTGCGCTCGGAGCCGAGCCTCGTGGCGCATCAGGGCACTTTCTGCCGGGGTGCCTTGCAAAGCCAGCGCCTGACGGAAGACGAGGTGCTGAGCGCAGTCCGCTCCAATGGCGGGCAATCCATTCAGGATGCGGAAGCCGTCATCTTGGAAAGTGACGGCTCCCTCAGCGTGATCCTCAGGTAA
- a CDS encoding MarR family winged helix-turn-helix transcriptional regulator → MGNGATGHDASGSDENEGLERRWLTGLVGYHLRMAHLALYRDFAANMTEFDLTQKQLAALELIATNPGASQVDIANALSMDRATMMGMVKRLMARGFIERRSSAVDRRRHEMRLSTSGQEVLGRVHGIIDRHEKDFCSVLSEDERRDLIRMLRRLYERPPT, encoded by the coding sequence ATGGGTAACGGGGCCACCGGACACGACGCCAGCGGCAGTGACGAGAACGAGGGGCTCGAACGTCGCTGGCTGACGGGGCTCGTGGGTTATCACCTGCGCATGGCGCATCTGGCCCTCTACCGCGACTTTGCCGCGAACATGACGGAATTCGATCTGACGCAGAAGCAGCTTGCGGCTCTTGAATTGATTGCCACCAATCCCGGCGCATCGCAGGTGGATATCGCCAACGCCTTATCGATGGACCGAGCGACGATGATGGGCATGGTCAAACGGCTGATGGCGCGCGGTTTCATCGAGCGCCGGTCCTCGGCCGTCGACCGGCGCCGGCACGAAATGCGGCTGAGCACGTCCGGCCAGGAGGTTCTTGGCCGTGTTCACGGAATCATCGACCGGCACGAGAAGGATTTCTGTTCCGTGCTTTCGGAGGATGAGCGCCGCGACCTTATTCGCATGCTGCGCCGGCTGTACGAGCGCCCGCCCACTTGA
- a CDS encoding mechanosensitive ion channel family protein yields MSYFDRAAVVAHSLHTIRSIGMAVAALLLTLAPASAVLAQNASPAPITIMVKPGQDVSDLDAAIRAAEQAGRSVILQVEAQQPTSSPTTTAPAPTQTASDPTVAMDSMWMFSDLVLSFQLGMQRAIAGFRGLPAAFQSSWQILSAEAEGPSRAGLAALVSALAGLAAAYVVRMALTRLSLRIKPKHAFSVAVLRLAFDAIAILSFITTAYLVLHQMAIPRTFTRQVAGSFLAILTGGLVYAAAGRFLFKSNGDDKPPLLDIARPYWHFRMLLAYGVLNAFIANSVRLADVRMVEATAADSWLFLTVSVLTILKLWWFIAGRQDIATAFAGRESGHIRRFVGNVLADFYIVSAVLIWLAGLLVAGTSQNTVWAKAAGTTQFLMIMIPVLDRGIVTLLATLAKKREEQQGRDFIGIVLRSLGTPLAGAVWLIGLHIVVQLWQPLMMGASTLVTTWLIWLERLSFALIVSWTICSFLLRYFDAVAPTNAPIIPGQEDEAKVETSRISTILPVVRNLILGAVVAIAGLVIISTAGVDVAPLLAGFGVLGLALSFGSQTLVKDVVSGIFFLAEDAFRIGEYINTGKLVGTVEQISLRSIRLRHHNGPIHTIPFGQISSVTNYSRDWGTIKFELRFDRDADLEMIRKTAKKVGIGLLDHPEFGDYFLVPVKMQGIHDVNETSMVIRFKFTARPGKPTLIKREAMKRLLAAFKEAGLPLASNAVVVRSGSGQMLESGGAAATVIPLPANQM; encoded by the coding sequence ATGAGTTACTTCGACAGAGCGGCGGTTGTCGCCCACTCTCTTCATACAATCCGCAGCATCGGCATGGCGGTGGCGGCGCTCCTGCTTACCCTTGCGCCCGCCTCTGCGGTGCTGGCCCAGAATGCCTCGCCGGCCCCCATCACGATCATGGTCAAACCTGGCCAGGATGTCTCGGATCTTGACGCTGCCATTCGTGCCGCCGAACAGGCTGGCCGGTCGGTCATCCTGCAGGTGGAGGCGCAACAGCCCACCAGCAGCCCGACCACCACCGCACCGGCGCCGACACAGACAGCGTCGGACCCCACGGTGGCGATGGACAGCATGTGGATGTTCAGCGACCTTGTTTTATCCTTTCAACTGGGGATGCAGAGGGCGATCGCCGGCTTCAGGGGACTGCCGGCCGCGTTCCAATCGAGCTGGCAGATCCTGTCTGCCGAGGCGGAGGGGCCGTCGCGCGCCGGTTTGGCGGCACTGGTCTCGGCACTGGCCGGGCTTGCCGCGGCCTATGTCGTCCGCATGGCCCTGACCCGCCTGTCCTTGCGGATCAAACCGAAGCACGCCTTCTCGGTCGCCGTCCTGCGGCTTGCCTTCGATGCGATCGCCATCTTGTCCTTCATTACCACCGCCTATCTGGTGCTGCACCAGATGGCCATTCCCCGCACCTTCACCCGACAAGTGGCAGGCTCGTTCCTCGCCATCCTGACCGGGGGCCTCGTTTATGCGGCTGCCGGGCGGTTCCTGTTCAAATCGAATGGCGATGACAAACCGCCGCTGCTCGATATCGCCAGGCCGTACTGGCATTTCCGCATGCTGTTGGCCTACGGCGTGCTCAACGCCTTCATTGCCAATTCGGTGCGGCTTGCCGATGTGCGCATGGTCGAGGCGACAGCGGCGGACAGCTGGCTTTTCCTGACGGTCTCGGTTCTGACCATTCTGAAACTCTGGTGGTTCATTGCCGGTCGCCAGGATATCGCCACTGCCTTTGCCGGCAGGGAGTCTGGCCATATCCGGCGCTTCGTCGGCAATGTGCTGGCCGACTTCTACATCGTCTCGGCTGTCCTGATCTGGCTGGCCGGACTTCTGGTCGCCGGCACCTCGCAAAACACGGTCTGGGCGAAGGCCGCCGGCACGACGCAGTTCCTGATGATCATGATCCCGGTGCTCGACCGGGGAATCGTGACGCTTCTCGCCACCCTGGCAAAAAAGCGGGAGGAACAGCAGGGCCGCGATTTTATCGGCATCGTGCTTAGAAGTCTCGGCACGCCCCTGGCCGGCGCTGTCTGGCTGATCGGCCTGCATATCGTCGTCCAGCTCTGGCAGCCGCTGATGATGGGCGCCTCCACCCTCGTCACCACCTGGTTGATCTGGCTGGAGCGGCTGAGTTTCGCGCTCATCGTCAGCTGGACGATCTGCAGCTTCCTGCTGCGGTATTTTGATGCCGTGGCGCCCACCAACGCTCCCATCATTCCCGGTCAGGAGGACGAGGCGAAGGTGGAGACGAGCCGCATCAGCACCATCCTGCCGGTGGTGCGCAATCTGATCCTCGGTGCGGTGGTCGCGATTGCCGGACTTGTGATCATCTCGACCGCCGGCGTCGATGTCGCACCGCTGCTCGCCGGGTTCGGCGTGCTCGGCCTTGCTCTCTCCTTCGGTTCCCAGACGCTGGTGAAGGATGTCGTCTCCGGCATCTTTTTCCTGGCTGAGGACGCCTTCCGCATCGGCGAGTACATCAACACCGGCAAGCTCGTCGGGACGGTCGAGCAGATTTCGCTGCGCTCCATCCGGCTTCGCCATCATAACGGCCCGATCCATACCATCCCGTTCGGGCAGATCAGTTCGGTGACGAACTACAGCCGCGACTGGGGGACCATCAAGTTCGAGCTGCGCTTCGACCGCGATGCGGATCTCGAAATGATCCGCAAGACCGCGAAGAAGGTCGGCATCGGCCTGCTCGATCATCCGGAATTCGGCGACTATTTCCTGGTTCCGGTCAAGATGCAGGGCATTCACGACGTGAACGAGACCTCGATGGTGATCCGCTTCAAGTTCACGGCCCGGCCAGGCAAGCCGACACTCATCAAGCGGGAGGCGATGAAACGGCTGCTGGCAGCCTTCAAGGAGGCGGGCCTGCCGCTCGCCTCGAATGCGGTCGTGGTTCGCTCGGGCAGCGGGCAGATGCTGGAATCGGGCGGCGCGGCCGCCACGGTCATTCCACTGCCGGCAAACCAGATGTAG
- a CDS encoding cation:proton antiporter — translation MLSPLELISVLLTLTAIFGWVNERFFKLPETIGVLIMGLIASILLLIVELVFHDIALYEDLARVVRQVDFQRTVLDGMLAFLLFAGALHVDFSALRDRAWVVAAMASLGVVLSTLLVGSGIWLASQAIGTPLPFIWALVFGALISPTDPVAVLATLKSVKVPQSLEADMSGESLFNDGIGVVVFTIMLTIATGEGHSAAGFSGAANLLALEAVGGAAVGLAGGYIAFLAMQRIDNYSIEVLISLALVAGLYALASRLGMSGPIAVVVAGLFVGNRGPKRAMSDLTQRYLFGFWTLIDEILNAILFLLIGLEVLVLRLDPSLSLLPLAAIPIALLARWISVSLPVLVLSRVKPFVSGTIATLTWGGLKGGISVALALSIPEGDYKSVILAATYTVVIFTIIVQGLTLRRLVQKVVT, via the coding sequence ATGCTCTCCCCTCTCGAACTGATCTCCGTTCTTTTGACCCTCACCGCCATCTTCGGCTGGGTGAACGAGCGTTTCTTCAAACTGCCGGAGACGATCGGCGTTCTGATCATGGGCCTGATCGCCTCGATCCTGCTGTTGATCGTCGAACTCGTCTTTCATGACATTGCGCTCTACGAAGATCTGGCGCGGGTGGTGCGGCAGGTTGATTTTCAGCGGACCGTACTGGATGGCATGCTGGCTTTCCTTCTGTTTGCCGGGGCTCTGCATGTGGATTTCAGCGCCCTGCGCGACCGGGCCTGGGTTGTTGCTGCCATGGCAAGCCTTGGCGTTGTGTTATCGACGCTGCTGGTTGGCTCGGGGATCTGGCTGGCCAGCCAGGCGATCGGCACGCCCCTGCCCTTCATCTGGGCCCTCGTTTTTGGCGCCCTGATCAGTCCCACCGATCCGGTCGCCGTGCTGGCGACGCTGAAATCGGTGAAGGTGCCGCAATCGCTGGAAGCCGACATGAGCGGCGAGTCGCTGTTCAATGATGGCATCGGCGTCGTGGTCTTCACCATCATGCTGACGATTGCGACAGGGGAAGGCCATAGTGCCGCCGGCTTCAGCGGTGCGGCAAACCTGCTGGCGCTGGAGGCTGTCGGCGGTGCAGCGGTGGGACTTGCCGGCGGATATATTGCCTTTCTCGCCATGCAGCGGATCGACAATTATTCGATCGAAGTGCTGATCTCGCTCGCTCTGGTGGCCGGTCTTTACGCGCTCGCCTCCCGGCTCGGCATGAGCGGCCCGATTGCTGTTGTTGTGGCCGGTCTTTTTGTCGGCAATCGCGGCCCCAAACGCGCCATGAGCGACCTCACCCAGCGGTACCTCTTCGGGTTCTGGACACTGATCGACGAAATCCTGAACGCGATCCTGTTCCTGCTGATCGGGCTGGAGGTCCTGGTGCTGCGGCTTGATCCCTCGCTCAGTCTGCTGCCTCTGGCCGCAATCCCGATCGCGCTTCTGGCACGCTGGATCTCGGTCAGCCTGCCCGTGTTGGTCCTGTCGCGCGTGAAGCCCTTCGTGTCCGGCACCATCGCAACTCTCACCTGGGGCGGCCTCAAAGGCGGCATTTCCGTCGCCCTCGCCCTGTCTATCCCCGAAGGGGACTACAAATCCGTGATCCTAGCTGCCACCTATACGGTCGTCATCTTTACCATCATCGTGCAGGGGCTGACCTTGCGCCGGCTGGTGCAGAAGGTGGTGACCTAG
- a CDS encoding AMP-binding protein → MQTTEVDMASFAKGNSFTLVAEDPVGYRAKVSPNIVAVRTLNDGSSLTYAALDDRIARCASLLHGLFGSRGDQFRVAGLARNCVDLLVLAFACQRIRAIFVPLNWRLNAAELSAIIADCDPELVVYEPEFEPVAKGLAEHVPRVMLFPFGGGPDGLDARLAAAGPTVRLKGDADLPAILLYTSGTTGTPKGVILTRRNLFYSAVNFSFVGEVTPGSVTFCDLPFFHTIGLVAIARTTLMMGGTLVISDRFMPDRTIACLNDETLGVTHYFAVPQMASILRDQPGYAPDRMRRLKAIFIGGAPLPPPLVAAYLADGVALVNGYGMSEAGTVMHMPLDADAIATRHGSIGFPAPLIELKICDQDGREVDAGEIGEIWLKGPSVTPGYWNKPDQTQAAFTNGWFRSGDMAKRDEDGFHILADRLKDMFISGGENVYPAEIEGVIAGHPAVAEVAVIGVPDSRWGEVGVAFVVLRPGESVSEETLKALCAQTLAAYKRPAHIVYSDAIPRNAAGKPQKHVLRDHWSKNPATAEA, encoded by the coding sequence ATGCAGACGACCGAAGTGGATATGGCCAGCTTCGCCAAGGGCAATTCCTTTACGCTGGTGGCGGAGGATCCTGTCGGTTACCGGGCGAAGGTGTCGCCGAACATCGTTGCTGTCAGAACGTTGAACGACGGATCGAGCCTGACCTATGCTGCGCTGGATGATCGGATCGCCCGCTGCGCATCGCTTCTTCACGGCCTGTTCGGATCGCGGGGAGACCAGTTCCGGGTCGCGGGCCTGGCGCGCAACTGCGTCGATCTTCTGGTGCTGGCCTTCGCCTGCCAGCGTATCCGGGCCATCTTCGTGCCGCTGAACTGGCGTCTGAATGCCGCCGAACTGTCGGCCATCATCGCCGATTGCGACCCCGAGCTCGTGGTTTACGAACCGGAGTTCGAGCCGGTGGCTAAAGGTCTTGCGGAACACGTACCCCGGGTGATGCTGTTTCCGTTCGGCGGCGGGCCCGATGGGCTGGATGCGCGTCTGGCAGCCGCAGGCCCGACTGTCCGCTTGAAGGGCGATGCCGATCTGCCGGCGATCCTGCTTTATACATCCGGAACGACGGGCACGCCCAAGGGCGTCATTCTGACCCGCCGGAACCTTTTTTATTCCGCGGTCAATTTTTCCTTCGTCGGCGAGGTTACGCCGGGTTCCGTCACCTTCTGTGATCTGCCGTTTTTCCATACGATCGGGCTGGTGGCGATTGCGCGCACGACATTGATGATGGGCGGCACGCTCGTCATCTCGGATCGCTTCATGCCGGACCGGACCATCGCCTGCCTCAATGACGAGACCCTCGGAGTCACCCATTATTTCGCCGTGCCGCAGATGGCATCGATCCTGCGCGATCAGCCGGGCTATGCACCGGATCGCATGCGGCGTCTGAAGGCGATCTTCATCGGCGGCGCGCCGCTTCCCCCACCGCTCGTTGCGGCCTATCTCGCCGACGGCGTCGCGCTCGTGAACGGCTACGGCATGAGCGAAGCCGGAACCGTGATGCACATGCCGCTCGATGCAGACGCCATTGCGACACGGCATGGCAGTATCGGGTTCCCCGCGCCTCTGATCGAGTTGAAGATCTGCGACCAGGACGGTCGCGAGGTGGATGCCGGCGAAATCGGCGAGATCTGGTTGAAGGGCCCGTCCGTCACTCCCGGTTACTGGAACAAGCCGGACCAGACGCAGGCCGCCTTCACCAATGGCTGGTTCCGCTCCGGTGACATGGCCAAGCGGGACGAGGACGGCTTCCATATCCTCGCCGACCGTCTGAAGGACATGTTCATCAGTGGCGGTGAGAATGTGTACCCCGCCGAAATCGAAGGCGTTATCGCCGGCCATCCGGCCGTTGCCGAAGTCGCGGTGATCGGCGTTCCGGATTCCCGTTGGGGCGAGGTGGGCGTGGCCTTCGTGGTCCTGCGACCCGGCGAAAGCGTCAGCGAGGAGACGTTGAAGGCGCTGTGCGCGCAGACGCTCGCCGCCTACAAACGACCTGCCCACATCGTCTATTCGGATGCCATTCCGCGCAATGCGGCCGGCAAGCCGCAAAAGCATGTGTTGCGGGACCATTGGTCGAAGAACCCGGCGACCGCCGAGGCGTGA
- a CDS encoding FdhF/YdeP family oxidoreductase: MSDTPDHDTVKYDGPAGGWGSLRGITRIFGAEWPTPGALETLSRQNKPGGFMCVSCAWTKPAKYHTFEFCENGAKATLWELTTRRCTPDFFAKHTITELREWNDYDLEQQGRLTHPMRLDRAEDKYVPCSWEEAFSAIGSELKALDPKSVVFYASGRASLETSYLYALFARLYGNNNLPDSSNMCHETTSVGLKKVIGASVGTSVFEDFSTCDAIFFFGQNTGSNSPRFLHPLQEAVKRGCRIVTFNPVREKGLVAMINPQSPTEMLTGDETPISCQYLQVKAGGDIAAILGLCKHVLDKEDEAKARGDSVLDHDFIKSHTHNFDAFVAMVRATTWDEIEANSGLAREALQAAGQVYVEADKVIGIYGMGLTQQVHGFENIAMLVNLLLMKGNIGRDGTGISPVRGHSNVQGQRTVGISEKPELVPMDKLARLYGFEPPMEKGVNTVEACEGILAGDVKGFVSLGGNFIRAIPERGAMEEAWQHMRLTVQIATKLNRSHLVNGEVAYLLPCLGRSEEDMQETGPQTVTMEDSFSCIHGSIGRRRPASEHLLSEMAIVAGIAKATVPQNPRVKWDEWVGDYGKVRDLIEATYPEDFRDFNKRMFTPGGFYRGNSARERIWKTESGRAEFTVPKELSAAGFEDKPGRFRLITLRSNDQFNTTIYGYSDRLRGIEGTRDVLLINPQEMARAGLKEGQIVGLATDVDDGRPRGVTGLKVLPFDLPDGCVGGYYPELNWLIPLSHHDVQSKTPAAKSVPVRILT; encoded by the coding sequence ATGTCCGATACGCCCGACCACGACACCGTGAAATACGATGGCCCCGCCGGTGGATGGGGTTCGCTGCGCGGCATCACGCGCATCTTCGGCGCCGAATGGCCGACACCCGGCGCGCTCGAAACGCTGTCACGCCAGAACAAGCCGGGTGGCTTCATGTGCGTGTCTTGCGCCTGGACGAAGCCCGCCAAGTATCACACCTTCGAATTCTGCGAAAACGGCGCCAAGGCCACGCTGTGGGAATTGACCACCCGCCGTTGTACGCCGGATTTCTTCGCGAAACACACCATCACCGAACTTCGCGAGTGGAACGATTACGACCTCGAGCAACAGGGCCGTCTGACGCATCCGATGCGGCTTGACCGCGCTGAGGACAAATATGTTCCCTGTTCCTGGGAAGAGGCGTTTTCCGCCATCGGCAGCGAGTTGAAGGCGCTCGATCCGAAGTCCGTGGTGTTCTATGCATCGGGGCGTGCGAGCCTCGAAACCTCCTATCTTTATGCCCTGTTTGCCCGGCTCTATGGCAACAACAATCTGCCGGACAGCTCGAACATGTGCCACGAGACAACGTCGGTCGGGCTCAAGAAGGTCATCGGTGCATCCGTCGGCACCTCCGTCTTCGAAGACTTCTCCACCTGCGACGCGATCTTTTTCTTCGGACAGAACACCGGTTCCAATAGCCCGCGCTTCCTGCATCCATTGCAGGAGGCTGTGAAACGCGGCTGTCGCATCGTCACCTTCAACCCGGTCAGGGAAAAGGGGCTGGTGGCCATGATCAACCCGCAAAGCCCGACGGAAATGCTCACCGGAGATGAGACGCCGATTTCCTGCCAGTATCTGCAGGTGAAAGCCGGCGGCGATATCGCGGCTATTCTCGGTCTCTGCAAACACGTGCTCGACAAGGAGGATGAGGCAAAGGCGCGCGGCGACAGCGTTCTCGACCATGATTTCATCAAGAGCCACACCCACAACTTCGACGCCTTCGTGGCCATGGTGCGGGCGACGACCTGGGACGAAATCGAAGCAAATTCCGGTCTCGCGCGGGAAGCGCTTCAGGCTGCTGGTCAGGTTTATGTGGAGGCCGACAAGGTGATCGGCATCTACGGCATGGGGCTCACCCAGCAGGTCCACGGGTTCGAGAATATCGCAATGCTGGTCAACCTTCTGCTGATGAAGGGCAATATCGGCCGTGACGGCACCGGCATTTCTCCGGTGCGCGGCCACTCCAACGTGCAGGGCCAGCGCACGGTCGGCATATCCGAGAAGCCGGAACTGGTGCCGATGGACAAACTCGCCCGGCTTTATGGGTTCGAACCGCCGATGGAGAAGGGCGTCAACACGGTCGAGGCCTGCGAAGGCATACTGGCCGGCGACGTGAAAGGGTTTGTCAGCCTTGGCGGCAACTTCATCCGCGCCATTCCGGAACGCGGGGCGATGGAAGAGGCCTGGCAGCATATGCGCCTGACGGTGCAGATCGCCACGAAGCTCAACCGCAGCCATCTCGTCAACGGCGAAGTGGCCTATCTGCTGCCGTGTCTTGGCCGTTCCGAAGAAGACATGCAGGAAACGGGTCCGCAGACGGTGACGATGGAAGACAGTTTCAGCTGCATCCATGGTTCGATCGGAAGGCGCCGGCCGGCAAGCGAACATCTTCTCTCCGAAATGGCAATCGTGGCGGGCATCGCCAAGGCGACGGTTCCCCAGAACCCGCGCGTCAAGTGGGATGAATGGGTGGGTGATTACGGCAAGGTGCGCGACCTGATCGAGGCGACCTATCCCGAGGATTTCCGCGACTTCAACAAGCGGATGTTTACGCCCGGCGGCTTCTACCGCGGCAACAGTGCGCGCGAGCGCATCTGGAAGACCGAAAGCGGAAGAGCCGAATTCACCGTGCCCAAGGAGCTTTCCGCCGCCGGTTTCGAGGACAAGCCGGGCCGTTTCCGCCTGATCACGCTGCGCAGCAACGACCAGTTCAACACGACGATCTACGGCTACAGCGACCGGCTGCGGGGTATCGAAGGCACCCGTGACGTGCTGCTGATCAATCCGCAGGAGATGGCGCGAGCCGGCCTCAAGGAAGGCCAGATCGTCGGGCTCGCGACGGATGTCGATGATGGCCGTCCGCGCGGCGTCACGGGTCTGAAGGTCCTGCCCTTCGATCTGCCGGATGGCTGCGTTGGCGGCTATTACCCGGAACTCAACTGGCTGATCCCGCTGTCACACCACGACGTGCAGTCGAAAACGCCGGCGGCGAAATCCGTGCCGGTGCGCATCCTTACCTGA
- a CDS encoding M20 aminoacylase family protein: MLHDNAFARLSDFEETHAEFTAIRQHLHAHPELSHEEAETARFVAEKLEAWGYEVTRGIGGHGVVGRLKVGEGTKSIGIRADMDALPIQEETGLAYASTVAGKMHACGHDGHTTVLLAAAEYLARTRRFSGTLNLIFQPAEEASGRSGAQRMIADGLFQRFPCDAVFGLHNHPGVAEGHVMVRPGAIMAASDTAMITIVGKGGHASRPHLAIDPIYIASLLVVALQSVVSRSIDPTQTSVVTVGAIHAGDAANVIPETATMALSIRSFDAAIRDRLQARIQALTTSIAEGHGATAEVDYVRGTPVVVNSEGETSFVRQVAEELLGEDKVSLCPLIPGSEDFAYMLEECPGSFVRLGNGLSSAFLHNPRYNFADDNIPVGAALWARLTERFLAD; the protein is encoded by the coding sequence ATGCTGCACGATAATGCCTTTGCCCGCCTGTCCGATTTCGAAGAAACACATGCCGAATTCACGGCCATTCGCCAACATCTGCATGCCCATCCGGAGCTCTCGCACGAGGAAGCCGAAACTGCCCGTTTCGTGGCGGAAAAGCTCGAAGCCTGGGGATATGAGGTCACGCGCGGCATTGGCGGCCATGGCGTCGTCGGACGCCTGAAAGTGGGCGAAGGTACAAAAAGCATCGGCATTCGCGCCGACATGGATGCCCTGCCAATCCAGGAAGAGACGGGGCTCGCCTATGCCAGCACCGTTGCCGGCAAGATGCACGCCTGCGGCCATGATGGACACACGACGGTGCTCCTGGCCGCCGCCGAATATCTGGCGCGCACCCGCCGCTTTTCGGGCACCCTCAATCTCATCTTCCAGCCGGCTGAGGAAGCGAGCGGCAGAAGCGGCGCACAGCGCATGATCGCCGACGGCCTGTTCCAGCGTTTCCCCTGCGATGCCGTCTTCGGTCTGCACAATCACCCCGGCGTCGCGGAAGGCCACGTCATGGTGCGGCCCGGCGCCATCATGGCGGCCTCGGATACGGCAATGATCACCATCGTGGGAAAGGGCGGCCACGCGTCGCGCCCGCATCTGGCGATCGACCCGATCTATATTGCCAGCCTGCTGGTCGTGGCCCTGCAGTCCGTCGTGTCCCGCAGCATCGACCCCACCCAGACATCGGTCGTGACCGTCGGGGCGATTCATGCCGGCGATGCGGCGAATGTGATCCCCGAAACGGCGACGATGGCGCTCAGCATCCGCTCCTTCGATGCCGCCATTCGCGACAGGCTGCAGGCGCGAATCCAGGCTCTCACGACCTCGATTGCCGAGGGACATGGCGCAACGGCCGAGGTGGATTACGTGCGTGGTACGCCTGTCGTCGTCAATTCGGAGGGCGAAACGAGCTTCGTGCGGCAGGTGGCAGAAGAGCTTCTGGGCGAAGACAAGGTCAGCCTCTGCCCGCTGATCCCCGGCAGCGAGGATTTTGCCTATATGCTGGAGGAATGCCCCGGCAGCTTCGTGCGGCTCGGCAATGGCCTTTCCTCGGCCTTCCTCCATAATCCGCGCTATAATTTTGCCGATGACAACATTCCGGTCGGCGCAGCCCTCTGGGCGCGACTGACGGAACGCTTCCTCGCGGACTGA
- a CDS encoding 2-hydroxyacid dehydrogenase: MIPPLAFVTRLDVEEETIWLEILRRAMPDERILPFRDMTEEERRLAEIAIVANPDPADVAALSGLSWIHSLWAGVERLVLELGSTAPPIVRLVDPELSRVMGEAVLAWTYYLQRDMPAYRASQAEGRWAPREYRHPSEMSVGLLGLGALGMEAGRRLTEAGFRVQGWSRSPKALPDIVTLSGEEGLDSLLSTSDIIVCLLPLTTDTRGLLTVDRLMRMPQGASLINFARGAIIVADDLIRVLDRGHLDHAVLDVFEKEPLDQASPFWSHPRVTVLPHVSAPTTPSSAARIVAGNIATWRRTGALPQTVDRSRGY; this comes from the coding sequence ATGATCCCACCACTCGCCTTTGTCACGCGTCTTGATGTCGAGGAAGAGACGATCTGGCTGGAGATTCTTCGGCGTGCCATGCCGGATGAGCGTATCCTGCCCTTCCGGGACATGACGGAAGAAGAGCGGCGCCTGGCGGAAATCGCCATTGTCGCCAATCCGGACCCGGCCGATGTCGCAGCCCTCAGCGGCCTGTCTTGGATCCACAGCCTGTGGGCAGGCGTCGAACGGCTGGTGCTGGAACTCGGCAGCACCGCGCCGCCGATTGTGCGCCTGGTCGATCCGGAACTGTCGCGCGTGATGGGCGAGGCGGTGCTGGCCTGGACCTATTACCTGCAGCGTGACATGCCCGCCTATCGTGCAAGCCAGGCGGAAGGCCGGTGGGCGCCGCGCGAGTACCGTCATCCGTCCGAGATGTCCGTCGGCCTCCTGGGCCTTGGAGCCCTTGGCATGGAAGCCGGTCGTCGGCTGACAGAGGCGGGTTTCCGCGTCCAGGGCTGGAGCCGCAGCCCGAAGGCGCTTCCGGACATCGTCACCCTCTCGGGTGAGGAGGGCCTCGACAGCCTGCTGTCCACCAGCGATATCATTGTCTGTCTTCTGCCGCTGACGACCGACACGCGCGGCCTGCTGACTGTCGACCGCCTGATGCGGATGCCGCAAGGTGCTTCGCTGATCAACTTTGCCCGTGGCGCCATTATCGTTGCCGATGATCTGATCCGGGTACTGGACAGAGGTCATCTCGACCATGCCGTGCTGGATGTCTTCGAGAAGGAACCCCTCGATCAGGCCTCGCCGTTCTGGTCACATCCCAGGGTCACGGTGCTTCCGCACGTCTCTGCCCCGACGACGCCTTCCAGTGCCGCCCGGATCGTGGCGGGCAACATCGCGACCTGGCGCCGAACCGGGGCCTTGCCGCAGACGGTGGACCGCAGCCGCGGGTATTGA